The window cgtcaagctcggcggcgcgacaagcccagctggcgcagctcaaagagcttcaagccaagctcgacgagcagcatcgacaaacccaggagctacgcgccgcactcgagcagcagcgtgccGTGCCTGGTGCTCACGCCCaagcggcgggacgtgttgcgcgggagcgcatcctggccgacgacaacctCGACAAATCGCCGGAACTGAAGACAGcgggcgagaagctcgtcgctgcggcttacctactccaagctatgcccgagccatcgagaccttcgggccgcaacctgcgccgcgaggcacaggagctcatcgagcaagctgccgtgcagcaggccgagagttctgcgtctcgcatgcgcttgaaggccccggagcagtgtgatgggactgcgcaccaggaccgtgaggtttccgtgcacacacccccagcggcgaagggcaaagcagccgtagcgcccggcgcgagggcaccctcggtgcacgggcgcatcgggagagttcccgtaagggagcgaatccgtgacactcgcgggcacgctggcgacagcgacgcccgcaacgtcatcgacggcaggaggtacacccctcgacggggtggacgcttcgaccccgagcacgacaggggtgagtcaccggagcctccgggcacccgggtgttcagccgggagattcggaCCGCGccctttcccccgcgctttcgacaacccaacaccctcatcaaatactcgggcgagactgatcctgcagtctggctcaacgactaccgcctagcgtgccagctaggcagTGCGATGGAGGACgtggtcatcatccgcaaccttcctcttcatcttgcggacgccacacgaacgtggctcgagcacctgcctgctgactagatccacaactgggccgatttggtccatatcttcgtgggcaatttccaagGCACGTAtatgcgccctgggaactcttgggacctcGAAGGGTGTCGTCAAatgccccgcgagtccctgcatGACTACGTGcgatgcttctccaagcagtgcaccgagctccccagcgtcacccacgtcgaggtcattaacgctttcctcgagggtacgacgtgcaggaacttggtgcatgagcttgcgagaagccgacccgttaacaccaatgagttgttcgacgtgccaccaactacgccgccggcgaggaagcggttggtgccatcttcgacgacaaatcgagcaagcgcaaagacgatgcgcccgcggagggcggcaacgtcaagcccgatgcccccgccaagaaactgaagcgggggaagaagggaaagaagccggtcccaccgagcCAGCGCGGGTCgaggcaggcagaggactccgaggaggcctttgcagctgccccagaccgcaagggacctcgaggcccccctcgaggcggtggtggccagttcgacgacatgcttaagaagccgtgtccttatcacaagggcccggtcaaccataccctcgagcagtgtgagatgctcaagaaatactacaaccgcgtcgcgcatcgcgacgaggacaagaagaaggatgctggcgacaaaggtggagatgacgagttccccccagtggagaacgccttcttcatctttggaggaacaacgacgaatatgacttctcggcagcacaagcgtgagcgccgcgaagtcttttccgttaccaaagccacgccatcctacctcgactggtcgaaggataccatcgcctttggccgcgaggaccaccccgactacgtcccgcatccgggacggtatccgctcgttgtcgaccccatcatcggcaacactcgcttctccaaggtgctcatggacggaggcagcagcctcaacatcatgtacgcccctaccttggagctcatggggatcggactggacaagcttcgccccagcaagtcgccattccatggcgttgcgccggggaagcgagtccaacccctcggccagatcgatctgcctgtatgcttcggcacagcagccaacttccgcaaggaggttctcactttcgaggtggtgggatttcgagggtcctatcatgccatccttggtcgtccttgctacgccaagtttatggctgtccccaactacacctacctcaagctcaaaatgccgggtccgaagggcgtcatcaccatcggctcttcgttcgagcacgcctacgagtgcgacgtcgagtgcgttgagcgcgcggaagctcaagcggaggacgaggccctcgcagccaccctcgacaaaatggcaagcgaggccttggattccacgcaccgacatgccgggagcttcgaacccgccgagtgtatcaagaaggtgcctcTCGACCCGGGCCACCCCGAcggcaaggcgttgcagatcagctccaccctcgacgacaaataggaagtggtgctcgtcgatttcctccgcgccaacgtagatatctttgcgtggagcccctcggacatgcctggcataccgagggaggtcgccgagcactctcttgatgtccgacccaactccaagccggtgaagcagcgcctaagacgcttcgacgagctcaagcgccgggcgatcggcgaggatttgcagaaacttctggcggccggattcatcaaagaggtattccatcccgagtggctagctaatccagtattagtgaagaaaaagagtggaaactggaggatgtgtgtggactacactagtctaaataagacatgtccgaaggttccctttcctttgccacgaattgatcagattgtagatactactgcgggatgtgagctcttatcctttcttgatgcttactccggttaccaccaaatcaagatgaaagagtccgaccagctcgcgacttcttttatcacacctttcggcatgtactgctacgttacgatgccctttggcctcagaaacgccggagctacctatcaacggtgtatgctccacgttttcggagaccatctcgggcggagcgtagaggcatatgtcgatgatatcgttgtaaaatccaggaaggtggacgacctggttgccgatctcaggatcgcattcgattgcctacgggccaaaggggtaaaacttaaccccgagaagtgcgtattcggggtgcctcgaggcatgctcttgggtttcattgtctcccagtggggcatcgaacccaaccttgacaaagtctcggccatcactcggatgggaccgatccgagatttaaagggggtacagagggtcatgggatgcctagcgtcccttagccgttttatctcgcgtctcggcgagaaaggcttacccctgtatcgactcttgaggaaaaccgagcacttcacgtggacccccgaagctcaagaagccctcgaaaggctgaaggcatcgctgactcatgctcccattcttacgccacctacggacggcgagcccctctatctgtatgtagctgcgacgacccaagtggtcagcgcggtgatcgtggttgaaagacaagaggagggtcaggctctgcccgtccagcggccggtgtactatatcagcgaggtgttgtccgaaaccaagacacgctatacgcagattcagaagctgctctacgcagtagtgctagctcgacgcaagctgcgccactacttcgaggctcaccccgtcaccgtggtctcgtctttccccttgggagagatagcccgcaaccgggaagccaagggtagaattgccaaatggtctgtggagctgatgggagagactcttgcctacgccccccgcagagcgatcaagtcccaaatcttggctaacttcgtggctgagtggacggacactcagctacccccatcacaaatccagggcgaatgctggattatgtacttcgacgggtcggtgatgaaaactggcgccggtgccggcctcctcttcatctcacccctcggagaacacatacggtacgtgatccgcttgcatttccctgcttcgaacaatatggcggagtatgaggccctcctcggtggcctccgcatcgccatcgagctcggcgtcaaatgcctcgacgcgcgcggtgactctcagcttatcgtcgaccaagtaatgaaagagtccagctgtcacgacccgaagatggaggcatactgcaacgcggtgcgccgcctcgaagacaaattcgacggtctcgagctcaatcatgtcccgcgcaagtacaacgaggacgccgacgaactggccaagatagcctcggggcggaccactgtccccccgaatatcttcgcccgcgacatcgccaagccctccgccgaattcaaggacccgccggagctgggcccctcgtccaccaggtcccccggcgggaaccccccggcggacggggtcgagcccatggacattgacttcgggaccacctccgcggacgaggccgaagcaatggaagtcgacgaggcccccacttcgcgagactggcgcgtccagtaccttgactggatgattcgagggatcttaccctcgaaccgtgctcaggcacggcgcctcgccaggagggccaagtccttcgatctaatcgacaatgagctacacaagcgcagtccctcgggtatCTTGCAGCGATGT is drawn from Panicum virgatum strain AP13 chromosome 1N, P.virgatum_v5, whole genome shotgun sequence and contains these coding sequences:
- the LOC120655863 gene encoding uncharacterized protein LOC120655863, giving the protein MDGGSSLNIMYAPTLELMGIGLDKLRPSKSPFHGVAPGKRVQPLGQIDLPVCFGTAANFRKEVLTFEVVGFRGSYHAILGRPCYAKFMAVPNYTYLKLKMPGPKGVITIGSSFEHAYECDVECVERAEAQAEDEALAATLDKMASEALDSTHRHAGSFEPAECIKKVPLDPGHPDGKALQISSTLDDK